A region of the Massilia sp. erpn genome:
CGTCCACTTGCGCTTGAGCAGGGCCACGATGGCGGCGCGCCCCTGGGCGAATTCGCCGCGGTTGCGCCACCAGCTGTCTTCGGTGTACGCCAGCGCGATTTTCTCTGGGTCGCGCGTGTTCCAGCCGTTTTCGGCCAGGCGGACTTTTTCAATGGCGCTGTCGCGGGTGAAGGGAGGTAGCGGAGGACGGGTAGACATGGTTTTTCCTTTCAAATGTACCAATCGCCACACAATGTACCGATCAGTACAGTTAACTATAGGCCATGCCACCGGCGAACGCAAGCATAAAAAAACCCGCCTCGGACGAGGCGGGTTGGCAGGGAAGACGGACGCGCTGCTTCAGGCCGCGCTGGCCAGCGCCGGTTCGCCTACATTGTAGTGACGCGCATAGCGGGCATCGAGATTGGCCAGCGGCATCAACAGGAACAGGTCGGCGCTTTCGAAATCCGGATCCCAGGCCGGATCGCCGCAGATCCAGGCGCCGGAGCGCATATAGCCTTTCAGCAGGGCCGGCACCTGCACCGCCGGCGCCGGGTCCAGCTTCTGATAAGGGAAAGGCAGGTGCGGCGTGACACGGTACTCGGGCGGCGCCATATGCTTTTCGCGCAGCTGCTGGTAGACGGCGACGGCATTGTGGCCGCCGTCGGCCAGGCTGATGCTGGCGCAGCCGATCAGGTAGTCGCATTGCTGGCGGCGCATATACTCGGCCAGGCCCGACCACAGCAGCATGATCACGCTGCCGCCACGGTAATCCGGGTGGATGCAGGCACGGCCCGCTTCGAGCATGCGGCCGCGCAGATTATTCAGGCGCCCCAGGTCGAATTCGCCTTCGGAATACAGTCGGCCCAGCTTGCGGGCGCGGGTGGGATTGAGCAGGCGGTAAGTGCCGACGACCTTCAGGCTGTCGGATTCGCGCACGATCAGGTGATCGCAGAATTCATCGAATTCGTCGCTGTCCAGGCCATCGTCGCTGGCCAGCGAGTTGAGGCCCATTGACTCGATGAACACCTTGTAGCGCAGGCGCTGCACTTCGCGCAGTTCCTCGGGCGTGCTGGCCATGCTCAGCACCAGACGGCCAGCCGACGCCCGGGTTTCCGCTTGTACGATAGTATGTTGCATGCTTTCATCCTTTCAGTGGGGACGAAAGCAAGCGTAACGAGCTATTGCTTCAACAAAATGACAACTTTATGTCAGTTCGGTGACATCAGGCTTTTTTGGGCCGTCCGGTCTTCAACTGTGGTAAAGATGCCAGTACGCTTTGCAGGGTGGCCAGGTCGATCTGGCTGATCAGGGCCACGCCCACGCGCAGCAGCTCGCTCTTTTTGATCTCGAAACCGGCTTTCAGGCAGGATTTCTTCACCTGGCCCAGCACCGCGTATTCGGCTTCGGGCATGGTGAAGCTGTCGCGCACCAGCTTATCCTTGCGCGGCTTCTCCTTCGCCACCTCGGCCGCTTTCTCGGCCGGCTTGGCGGCGGCGCGCGGCTTGGCCGCTTTCGGTGCAGCGGCTTTCGATGCAGCGGCTTTCGGCGCCGCAGCTTTTGGCGCGGCCTTTGGCGCAGCGGCCTTCGGCGCGGCCGGCTTGGCCGCCGGTTTCGCTGCTGGCTTGGCGGCGGCTTTCACGGCGGGTTTGGCGGCGGCCTTGACCGGCTTGACGGCAGCCTTGGTCACGGCCTTGGCGGCCGGTTTCGCCGCAGCGGCAGCGGGTTTGGTGGCGGTGGCGGCGGTTTTCACGGCCGGTTTGGTGGCCGGGGCCTTGGCGGCAGCCGGCTTTTTCTCGGTTTTTACAACAGTCATGGCGACTCCATTAATTGAACAATATAAACAATATATACCATTTTTCAAGAAAATGGAGCCATGCAGCGAGAATCCGTGAGAATTCCCCGTCCGCTCAGGCGATAGCGCGGATGCTCAGATCGACACCCACCTCGTCCCAGAACTCCTGTTCCTTCTCCATCCAGTAGGCCACGGTGGGATGCTCGGCCACCCATTCGCGCCGCAATTCCAGCTCGATACGGTTTTTCATGCGCAGCTTGATGCCCTTGAAATCCAGTTCAATGCGCGAGTGCATGAAGAGAATCGCCAGGCGCAGCGCCACCACCGCCTTGGCGAAATCGGACTCGCCCAGCAGTTCGCTGACCTTGCGTAGATTGCCCTTCTGCGCCAGCAGCAGGCGGCTCATGGCCTTCTGCTCGCGGGTGGTGAAGCCCGGCAGGTCGGCGTTTTCAACCAGGTAGGAGGCGTGCTTATGGCTGCCCGTCTGTGACACCACCACCCCGCATTCGTGCAGCAGCGCGCTCCAGAACAGGTGCTGGCTGTAGTTATCCTCGCCCGGTTTCATCTGCTCGTACAGCGTGACGGCATCGCTGGCGACACGCTCGGCGCGCGCCTGGTCGACATGGAAGCGCTCCATGAACAGGCGCACCGACTGCTCGCGCCGGTCGCGCCGGGTCGAACGCAGATACAGGTCCCACATCACGCCCATGCGCAAGCCGGCCTCGATGGACTGCATCTGGTTGATGCCCAGTTCATGCACGATGGCGATCAGGATGGCCAGCCCGCCGACGATGGTGCCGGCGCGGTCAGGGCGCAGGCCCGGCATGTCGATCTTGCTGACGTGGCCGAATTCGATGAAGCGCTTTTTCAGCGCTTCCAGGCTGGGCGCCGACAGGTCACCCTTGCCCAGGCCATTTTTCTCGATGATCTCGGCAATGGCGCGGATGGTGCCGGAGGAGCCGTATGCACGCTTCCAGAACTGCGGATGGTAAGGCGGCGCACCATCCTCAAAATGGCTGCGCGCGGACAGGATGGCCGCCTCGAAGGACGCCGCGTCCACCCGTCCGCCAACAAAGAAGGACAGGCTTTGCTTGACGCTGCCCACACTGAACGATTCCACCCGCTCGATATCCGAACCGCGGCCCAGAATCAGCTCGGTGGAGCCGCCGCCGATATCGACCACCAGGCGCCGCTCATTGGGCTGGGCCAGGGAATTGGCCACGCCCATATAGATCAGGCGCCCCTCCTCTTCCCCTGAAATGATCTCGATCGGATAGCCGATGGCTTCCTCGGCCTGCGGCAGGAAGGACGCCACATTGCGCGCCTGGCGCATGGTCGAGGTGGCGACCACGCGCACCGCGTCCAGCTCATAGGCGGCCAGCGCCAGGCGGAACGTCTTGAGGCAGGCGATGGCGCGCTGGATGGCGGCCTCGCTCAGATTGCCCGCCGCATCCAGCCCGGCGGCAAGGCGTATCGGTTCGCGCATGCTCTTCAGCACGCGGATGGCGTCACCATCGTGTTTGCCTATGTGCAGGCGGAAGCTGTTGGAACCAAGGTCGACGGCGGCGTACATGTAAATTCCGTTTATATCGTTTATACGAAAATGCTATCACACTAAGCGGAATTTGTTACACCCATATGACAAGATGCGCTTAAACCTCCAGCGAAGGCGTCTCGGCTTCGGCCACCTGGTTGCGGCCACGCAGTTTAGCGGCCTGCAAGGCTTCGTCGGCGCGCTTGAACAAGCTCACTGTTGTATCTTCGGCACGGATGGTCGTCACGCCCAGGCTGGCGGTCAGCTGGATGATGGCCTTGTCGGCTTTCACCGGCATGCCTTCCACCGCCTTGCGGATGCGCTCCGCAACCAGGCGCGCATCGTCGAGCGAGGTGCGCGGCAGCTGGACCGCGAATTCGGCGCCGCCCAGGCGGCCCATCAAGTCGCTGTCGCGCAGCTGCTTGCGGCAGACATCGACCATGGCTTTCAGCACGCTGTCGCCCACCGGATGGCCGTAACTGTCGTTGACGCGCTTGAACTGGTCGAGGTTGAGGATGATCAGGGACGTCGGCTGGCCCGGGCGGCGCGCCAGCGCCATCCAAGGCTGCAAGGCCTGGTAGAAGCCACGCCGGTTCGGCACGTCGGTCAACGCATCGATGGTTTCCAGCCGATCCAGCTCGCCCTGCAGCTTTTCGCGCGACAGCAGCAGATAGCCGAAACCGTTCAGCAGCATCAGCAGGTAGAGCGCGCCATAGCCCACCCCCGCCATGATGGCCGGACTGACCCAGCTCCAGCCCTCCGGCAGCAGCACGCTCAGCACACCGCGCGCGGCCACCACCACGGCCAACACGCTCATGGTCACGGTCAGGAAGCGGCACAGCATGCTGCCGGCGCGCCAGAAGCGCAGCAGCGCGGCCACGCCGGCCAGGTAGAAACCGCCGAGGATGACGGCGCCGGTGGCGACGCGCAGGCCGCCTTCGCTGTCGATGAACTGGCAGGCCAGATAGGCCAGCGAGGCCAGCACCAGCGACGGCAGCAGCACGCGGCGCCAGGACGGCCGGTTGACGGCATCCCAGAACGCGCCCGCATCCAGGGCCACGCCGGCAAACAGCAGCAGATTGGCCAGCGGGCCGCCGAGGAAATCAGGCAGCACGCCGCGGAAATAGAGCAGCAGCCAGGCCACGGCCTGGCATTGCTTGGCCAGCGCCCAGGTGGACAGGCTCAGCGACTTGCGCCGCTCGTAATCAAAGAAGAACAGGGCCGCGCATAGACTCAGGTTGCCCAGAGCCAGGGCTAAGGCAAGGGTGCGTATATCCATGCGCTACAGCGTCTTGTTAGACCTCGTGCTCGACGTTGGTACTACCATCGCCCACCTTGCTGCCCCAGGCCTTGAGGAAGAATTCCTTCTCGTCCTCGCTCGGCGCGTCGTGCCAGAAGACGATCAGCGTGCCCTTGTGGTCGTGCAGTTGGCTGACCTTCTCGATAAAGTTCTGTTTACCGGCTATATCCGCCAGGGCGGCCACGTAGCCATACACGCGCCCCAGCCTTTCCAGCCGGTCAGGTTCGGTAAAGCTGTTGGTCGCGGTGATGGTCGGGTGATCTAAGAACATATTCTCTCTCCGGAGCGCTGGCCATGCTGGCAATGTACCGATTATTTGAATGTATGTAAACGCGATCCGGCGCCCGGCGCGCGCTTCAAGTACACTCTATGCGGCAAACCCGGCAGCTTATCAGAACTTCAGAGTCGGCAACAACCCAGGAATATGACTTCCTCCCTCGAACACACTTCCCTGTTGCATCGGCGCGGCAGCCGCCTGTCGCTGGAATTCCAGCCGGGCGAGGTGCAAAGCCAGATGGACCTGGACGATCCGGACCAGCTGGTGCTGCGCTACGCGCGCGCCATGATGTGCTTCGTGCTGTTCAAGCCGCGCGCCCGCCACATCGTGATGGTGGGCCTGGGCGGCGGCTCCCTGGCCAAGTTCTGCCACCGCTACCTGCCCCATGCCCGCATCACCGTGCTGGAATTGCGCGCCGACGTGATCGCCCTGCGCGAACGCTTCGCCGTGCCGCCCGACGATGAGCGCTTCCGCATCATCCATGCCGACGCCGCCGACTATATGGCGCGCCTGCAGAACAGCGCCGACGTGCTGCTGCTCGACGGCTTTGACCACGATGGCCTGCCTTCGTCCCTGACCACGGCCCGTTTCTACGCCGATTGCCGCCGCGCCCTGCGCCCGGACGGCCTGCTGGTGGCGAATATCTTCAGCTACGACCCGCGCTATCCCATCCTGCTGTCCCGCCTGCGCCAGCGCTTCCAGGGCTGCCTGTGCCAGTTCAAGGGCATCGCCGGCAATAACCGCATCGTCTTCGCACTGAAGGCGACGCCCGGCCGCCCCACTCCGGCCCTGAACCTGCTGCGCCGCGTGGCGCGTCACCATGGCCTCTGGCCAGGGCTGGGTTTTGGCCTGGCCAACCGCCTGCTGGCGCGCTGGCTGGTGGCGCGGCTGCGCGGCAACTTGTAAAAACGGTATCGGAACCGAAAAATCCTATTATTTGTGGCGGTATAACTCGGAATTTCCCCGATTTTGTGACAAACTAGCGCCGCAGCAATATTGCCACACAGCATCTACGCGCCGCATCTTATTTTCCCTACAAGGAGTTTCATGGCTCGCCGCCGCCGGTCATCCTCGTCCATTGCCTTTGCCGCAGCCGCCACGCTGGGCGCGGGCCTGGCCGTGACGACCGTACTGTTCGTGGCGGTGACGGCGCTCGAATACGGTAAGATGGAGTTGAGTTTCCAGCAGCGCGCCAATGTGCGCGCCGCCGCCATCCAGCGCGGCTTCATCGACGCGGTCGAGGTGCTGTCGATCACCAACCAGCTGTTCCGCACCGTGGAACCGGTCAGCCGCGAACAATTCCGCGAATTCACCCGCCCCCTGCTGGAGCGCTACCCCTTCGTCAGCGCCTTCAACTTCCACCGCGTGCTGACCCACCCGCAAAAGCTGGCCTATGAAGCCGCGATGCGCCAGCAGCACGCGGACTTCGCGGTACGGCAGATGGTCGGCAGCGAGATGCGGCCGGCGCCCGAGAGCGAGCTGTATAGCGTGGTCGATTATCTGGAACCGCTGCAGGGCAATGAGCGCGCCTTCGGCCTGGAAGTGCTGAGCAACGCTGCCGTGCACAAGGCCGTCGACGAGATGCTCGACAGCGGCCGCCCCGCCGCCACCGCCCTGTTGCGCCTGGCCCAGGACGCCAGCGCCGAAAGCGGCATGGTGCTGCTGATGCCCGTGTTCCGCCACGGCGCCCCCACTGCCACGCCCGAACAGCGCCGCGCCGCCTGGCTGGGCGATACCGGCGCCGTGGTCCGCACCACCTCCCTGGTCTACACCATCCTGCAAGGCGGCGGCCTGCTGGACGACCAGCAGCTGGTGCTCGGCGTGTATGCGGGCGATCCGTCGCAGCCGGCCAACCTGGTGTTCAGCCACGGCCTGCAGCGCGGCGACACCCAGCCCGACCACCTGTTCTGGCGCTGGCTCTCGCCCGAATACCATGGCAGCGAACTCAAATCCTTCGATGTGCTGGGACGGCCCTGGCATGTGCGGGTGGAAGCCAAGCCGCGCCCCTTCCTGACCGACCATCTGGGTTCGCTCTGCACCCTGGTGGGCGGCCTGCTGTTCAGCATCCTGGCGGCGGCCTATGTGCAATCCCTGGTGCAGCGCTCGCGCCGCGTGCAGCTGCTGGTCGATGCGCGCACCGCCGATCTGCAGCGCAGCAACGAGCGCCTGATCGAGGATGTGGCGGCACGCAAGCGCGCCGAACGCAAGCTGCAGGAAAGCGAACAGCGCTTCCGCCGCCTGCTGGCCCTGTCCTCGGACTGGTATTGGGAGCAGGACGCCAATTTCTGCTTCACCAATGTGACCGGCGGCTTCTTCGAGAAAGGCCATATCCGCAAGGAGAGCTATATCGGCCGCACGCGCTGGGAAGCGCATCCCGACATGCTGCAGACCAAGTGGGGACGCGAGCACAAAGCCCTGCTGGAATCGCGCCTGCCCTTCACCAATGTGGAGTACTCGATGCGCGGCGACGACGGCGTGGAACGCTGGTTCATCACCAGCGGCGAGCCGGTGTACGACGCCCAGGGCGAGTTCCGCGGCTACCGCGGCACCGGCAGCGAGATCACCGAGCGCAAACTGGCCGAGCAGCGCATCCAGCACATCGCCCACCACGACGTGCTGACCGGCCTGCCCAACCGCATGCTGCTGCAGGACCGTCTGAGCCAGGCCGTGGCCTACGCCAACCGCAGCAATCACCCGATCTGGGTCATGCTGATCGATCTGGACCGCTTCAAGTTCGTCAACGACAGCCTGGGCCACAAGGCCGGCGACCAGCTGCTGGTGACCGTGGCCAGCCGCCTGCAAACCAGCCTGCGCGCCAGCGACACCGTGGCCCGCCTGTCGGGCGACGAATTCGTCGCCATCCTCAGCGAATACCCCGACGAGTCGCTCTCGCCCGACATCGTGCAACGCGTCATGAGCAATCTGGCCCAGCCCGTGCTGCTGGAGGGGAAAGAGTTCTTCGTCACCTGCAGCATCGGCGTCGCCGTGTACGAGGGCGACACCGCCGCCGCCCAGCACCTGATCGAGCACGCCGACATCGCCATGTACTCGGCCAAGAAAATGGGCCGCAACTGCTTCCAGTTCTACCAGCCGGCCATGAATGAGGAAGCGCAGGAGCGCCTGCGCATCGAGGGTGCGCTGCGCAAGGCGCTGGAGCGCGAGGAATTCGTGCTGCACTACCAGCCCCAGCTCGACCTGGAAAGCGGCGAAGTGATGGGCATGGAAGCACTGCTGCGCTGGCAGCATCCCGAGCTGGGCACGGTGCCGCCGCAGCGCTTTATCGGCCTGGCCGAGGAAACGGGCCTGATCCTGCCGATCGGCGCCTGGGTGCTGCGCAGTGCCTGCGCCCAGGCCAAGGCCTGGCAGGACGCCGGCCTGCCCGCCCTGCGCGTGGCGGTCAACCTGTCGGCGCGCCAGTTCAGCCAGCCCGGCCTGGTCGACGAAATCCGCGACGTGCTGGCGCACACCGGCCTGCCCGCCTCCTGCCTGGAAATCGAGCTGACCGAAAGCCTGTTCATGAACGATGTGCAGCAGGCGGTGACCCTGCTGCACGAGCTGAAGGCGCTGGGCGTCACCCTGTCGATCGACGACTTCGGCACCGGCTACTCCAGCCTGTCCTATCTGCGCAACTTCCCCATCGATGTGCTGAAAATCGACCGCTCCTTCGTCAGCGATATCGCGCATGACGCCGAAGACGCGGCCATCGTGGCTTCCATCATTGCACTCGCTCACAATCTGAAGTTGCGCGTGATCGCGGAAGGGGTAGAATCGCGGGAGCAGCTCGATTACCTGCGGCGCAACGGATGCCATGCCATGCAAGGCTATTATTTCAGCCGTCCGCTCGCACCACGGGATTTTGAACAAATGCTGCGCGAGGGGAAAAATCTCGGCCTCGCGCCGCTTCGCACGGGGACCACAGGATGAATACACACGACCTGCGCCACCAGCAAGTGCGCGCCGACCACAACACCCGCGACATCATCAATCAGGCCATTTCCGCCCTGCCCGAAGTGGGCCTGAAACGCGCCGCCGAATTCCTGGCAGCCATGGGCATCCCCTCCAGCGTGGCGGTACGCACCCTGATCTACCCTACCCGCCGCCGCCACTGAGGCCGCGGCTCTCCTGCGGGAAGACCCGCTCGCTCAGGAAATCGATCAAGACCCTGAGCCTCGGCAGCAGTTGTTTGCTGGACGGCCAAAGTATCTGGAAGCTGCCGCTATGGCGCGTATGCCGCGGCAGCACGCTTTGCAGGGCGCCATGTTCCAGATCCTCGCGCACGGCGAAATCCGGCAGGCAGGCGATGCCCATACCCTGCCGGGCAAAGTGCATGAGGGTGTCGATGGTGCTGCATTCCAGCGCGGCCGGCAGGCCACGCCCATACAGCTGCTCCCAGTCCGCCAAAGGCCAGGCTTCCAGCTTGCCGCTACTGGGAAATTTATAGAACAGGCAGCGGTGGCGCTGCAAATCCTGTGGCTGCACGGGCGTGCCGTGCTGGCGCAGATACGCCGGGGCGGCCACCAGCCGCAAGTGAAATGTCCCCAGCTTGCGGCTCATCAGGCCCGAATCGGCGCTTTCGCCCACGCGCACCACGGCGTCGAAGCCCTCCTCGATCAGGTCGACGCGGCGATCCGTGCAATCCACATCGAGCAGGATCTCGGGATACAGGCGCGCAAACTCCACTAGGACCGGATTGAGCAGAGTGCCGACCAGGGGCAGGCTGATACGCAAGCGGCCGCGCGGCGCGGCCATGGTGCTCGACAGCGCTTGCTCGGCCTGTTCGATCTCCAGCAGGATGCGGCGGCAGCTTTCGAGAAAGAGCTTGCCTTCGGCCGTCAGGCGGATGCTGCGCGTACTGCGGTGAAACAGGCGCACGCCGACACGCTGCTCCAGGCGCGCGATGCTCTTGCCGATGGCCGACGCCGACACTCCCAGCACCCGCCCCGCCGCGACAAAGCTTTGCGCTTCCGCCGCCTGCACGAAGGCCGCCAGGCCGCCCAGATGATCCATATCTCCACCCCACTCCGGACACATATGTCCTTTATGAAGGGAATTCTAGCCTGTTTTTCTTTAGTGGGTATTTCACTAAGCTGGGCCTCCCCTCTTCACCAAGGAAGCCCGATGTCCCACTTCAGTCACACATCCATCCAAACCGGCACCCCGGCCCTGGCGGCCCACCTCGACACCGTGATCGACCAGGCGCTGGCGGACCAGCGCCTGGTCGGCGCCGTGGTCCTGGCCGCGCAAGGCGGCCGCCTGGTCTACCAGCGCGCCGCCGGCATGGCCGACCGCGAGCAGGCGCGCGCCATGACGGCGGACACCGTATTTCGCCTGGCCTCCGTTTCCAAGCCCATCGTCTCGGCGGCCGCACTGGTCCTGGTGGCGCAGGGCCAGCTGGAACTGGACGCGCCCGTGACCCGCTATCTGCCTTACTTCCAGCCGGCGCTGGAAAACGGCGCCGTGCCCACCATCACGATCCGCCACCTGATGACCCACACCGCCGGCCTGACCTACCGCTTCTTCCAGGAGGAGCATGCGTCCTATGCGCGCGCCCAGGTTTCGGACGGCATGGACCATAGCAGCATCAGCCTGCGCGAGAACCTGGTCCGCCTGGCGTCCGCCCCGCTGCTGTACGAGCCGGGCACGCAATGGAAATACTCGATTGCGACCGATGTGCTGGGCGCCGTCATCGAGCAAGCCAGCGGCCTGCCGCTGGCACAGGCCATCGCGCAACTCGTGACCGGGCCGCTGGGCATGCGCGACACGGGCTTTCTGGCCAACGATCCGCAGCGGCTGGCGACCGCCTACGCCAATGCCGTTCCCGCGCCGCGCCGCCTGGACCAGCATGCGCAGCTGCCCTTTATCGAAGGCACGGCGGGCTTCCTGCTGGCGCCGGGCCGCGCGCTCGATCCGCACGCCTATCCCTCCGGCGGCGCCGGCATGGTCGGGACGGCGGGCGACCTGCTCCTGCTGCTGGAAACCCTGCGCAGCGGCGGCGGCTCCCTGCTGCCGCCTGCGCTGGTGCGCGAAATGGGCCGCAACCAGATCGGCGACCTGCCCATGGCCTTCTGGCCCGGCCGCGGCTTTGGCCTGGGCATCACCGTGCTCAAGGACCCCGCTGCTGCCGCCAGTCCCGAATCGCCCGGCACCTGGCGCATGGGCGGCACCTATGGCCACTCCTGGTTTGTCGACCCGCAGCGCGAGCTCAGCGTGGTGGCCTTCACCAACACCGCGCTCGAAGGCATGGCGGGCGCCTTCGTCGACCAGCTGTGCCACGCCGTCTACGCCGGCATGCCGGTCATGGCCAACAGCGAGGCGGCGGCATGAAAGGGCCGCATCCCATCTTCTTCGTCGGCCTTGGTCTGTTTGGCCTGTACTGCATCGAGTTCGGCGTGGTGGGCATCCTGCCGCTCATCATGGAGCGCTTCCACGTCACCGCCACGCGCGCCGGGCTGCTGGTCGGTCTGTTCGCCCTGGTCGTTGCCGTGGGGGGGCCGCCGCTGGTGCTGCTGGCCTCGCGCGTCAACCGCAAGCGCATGCTGGCCGGGGCGCTGCTGTTCTTCGCCGCCATCAGCATCTGCTCCGCCTATGCGCCTGGCTTTGAAAGCCTGCTGGCACTGCGCCTGCTGGCAGCGCTGCTGCACCCGGTCTATTTCTCGCTGGCGATGGTGGCGGCGCTCGCCATGTATCCGCCCGAGCAGGCCGCGCGCGCCAGCGCCCATGCCTTCGTCGGCACCAGCATGGGCATGGTACTGGGCATACCGCTCAGCACCTGGATCGCCGCCGCCTTCAGCTACGAAGCCTCGTTCTTTTTCTGCGCCGCCGTCAACGGCATCGCCGCACTCGGCCTGATGGTCTGGCTGCCGCAAGCGCCGACCGGCGCGAAGCTATCGTACGGGACGCAATTGGGCATCCTGCGCAAGCCGGTGCTGTGGCTGAACATCGCCGCCGCCACCATGGTCTTTGCCGCCATGTTCTCGGTCTACGCCTACGCCGCCGAACATTTGCGCCACATCGGCATGGACGGCAAGGCGATCAGCCTGATGCTGCTGGTCTTTGGCGTGGGCGGGCTGCTCGGCAATCTGCTGGCCGGCCACCTGCTCGGCAGGCGCCTGGTCCTGACCGTGCTGCTGCAGCCGCTGCTGCTGGCCGCCGCCTACACCATCCTGCATCTATGCGCGGCGCCGTCGGCAATAGCGGGACTGGTGTTGATCATGCTGTTCTGGGGCGCCGCGCACACCAGCGGGCTGGTCGTGACGCAAGTCTGGCTCAGTTCAGCGGCGCCGGAAGCACCCGAGTTTGCAACCGGGCTGTATATCGCCTTCATCAATCTGGGCGTGACCATTGGCACCGTCGTCGGCGGCAACTTCATCGCCGCCTCCGGCATGCGCGGCAGCATCGGGAGCGGCTTGGTCTTCGCGCTGCTGGCGGCGGCGCTGGTGGCCTTGAAGGCGGTGCTGTATAAGGCGGCTTCCAGGCGGCGCATTTGCATGCCTGTTTAACCAAGAACCGGATCGTGGAAGCGATACTGCCGGCCCCGTTCGTTAAGGGTGGCTAAATAATTCAAGGCATCCTTGTCACCAATACCTTGGCCGCGCAAGGTCGCATACAGCTGGTAGAACTCGCTATTCAGATCACCCGCAAAAATGCCCGGGTCGTCCGATCCCAGCGTGACCATGATGGCGGGATCGCCATCCTGCACAAACCCTGGCACACGCATCCATCGCAAGGAGTGATGTTCATTGAAACT
Encoded here:
- a CDS encoding MFS transporter, which gives rise to MKGPHPIFFVGLGLFGLYCIEFGVVGILPLIMERFHVTATRAGLLVGLFALVVAVGGPPLVLLASRVNRKRMLAGALLFFAAISICSAYAPGFESLLALRLLAALLHPVYFSLAMVAALAMYPPEQAARASAHAFVGTSMGMVLGIPLSTWIAAAFSYEASFFFCAAVNGIAALGLMVWLPQAPTGAKLSYGTQLGILRKPVLWLNIAAATMVFAAMFSVYAYAAEHLRHIGMDGKAISLMLLVFGVGGLLGNLLAGHLLGRRLVLTVLLQPLLLAAAYTILHLCAAPSAIAGLVLIMLFWGAAHTSGLVVTQVWLSSAAPEAPEFATGLYIAFINLGVTIGTVVGGNFIAASGMRGSIGSGLVFALLAAALVALKAVLYKAASRRRICMPV